The Halobacillus amylolyticus nucleotide sequence AAACAGTAACTGGAGAACTTTCTGATTTACTAGATATAAATTTCATTTATACCCCTTTCCATAAAAGGGATAATACGTGGTTTATAGGGCCAGCTATACGTATATCCCCTCAGTTTGGTTAGCCCTATGTCGGATTAGATTTATATACATATTACAACGCCTCCTTTCAATAATTGTGAATAGTCGCTTTTTGAATAAACGCAGCAATATATAATCGCCAAGATAACGTTCAATTTCCTAGAGTGCTTATCCAGTAAGAATTTGGCCTTTTGTCAATTTCCTTTAATAACTGTTCTAAGGGTTGAGGCTGTAAATTATATTTATGTATATTATCCACCCTCACCCAAATGAACTCTAGATGATTCTCGTTACTATAAATTTTCTCTTCACTATTTTTCAATTCGACCTTAAACAGGTGATTAATCTCAATATTCTTTCGACCTCTTGACTCCCATTCATGTTCAATATCACCTATAAAACCTTTTAACGTAACAGTAATTCCTAATTCTTCTTTTATTTCCCGAATAAGAGCCTCTTCAGCTCCTTCCCACACCTCAACGTGTCCTCCAGGTAAAAAAGTATGACCATACCCTTTGG carries:
- a CDS encoding NUDIX domain-containing protein, whose amino-acid sequence is MGGIIIAKFHRLSRGVILKGGHILLARAKGYGHTFLPGGHVEVWEGAEEALIREIKEELGITVTLKGFIGDIEHEWESRGRKNIEINHLFKVELKNSEEKIYSNENHLEFIWVRVDNIHKYNLQPQPLEQLLKEIDKRPNSYWISTLGN